A genomic window from Schistocerca serialis cubense isolate TAMUIC-IGC-003099 chromosome 4, iqSchSeri2.2, whole genome shotgun sequence includes:
- the LOC126473807 gene encoding cuticle protein 18.7-like, with protein sequence MNSLIVLSAVLAVAVATPGYLGAAPAAVVAPAGYAAPAVVAAPVHPGYAAYGPAPIAVRSDGYLLDTPDVAVNKAAHLTAVAQTRARDAIINGAAVLAAPAVAAPVAYAAPGALAAAAHLHAKAALLG encoded by the exons ATGAACAGTCTG ATTGTCCTGAGCGCCGTCCTGGCAGTGGCAGTGGCCACCCCCGGCTACCTGGGTGCCGCCCCCGCTGCAGTAGTAGCGCCGGCCGGCTACGCCGCCCCCGCAGTGGTCGCCGCTCCCGTCCACCCTGGATACGCCGCCTACGGCCCCGCCCCCATCGCCGTCCGCTCTGACGGCTACCTGCTGGACACCCCTGACGTGGCTGTGAACAAAGCCGCCCACCTGACCGCCGTCGCCCAGACGAGGGCCCGCGACGCCATCATCAACGGCGCCGCTGTGCTGgccgcccccgccgtcgccgcCCCCGTGGCTTACGCCGCCCCCGGAGCCCTCGCGGCCGCCGCCCACCTTCACGCCAAAGCTGCTCTGCTGGGCTGA
- the LOC126474274 gene encoding cuticle protein 18.7-like, with protein sequence MKLLIVLSAVVAVALAKPGFLGAGVAAPAYAAGLAAAVQPAPVYVGGIHPGLAAYGPANIVVGPGGYNLDTPDVAAARGAHLAAVAQTRARDAAINGAALAAASAAGE encoded by the exons ATGAAGCTTCTG ATCGTCCTGAGTGCTGTCGTGGCCGTGGCCCTGGCCAAGCCCGGCTTCCTGGGGGCGGGCGTCGCCGCCCCCGCCTACGCCGCAGGCCTCGCTGCCGCCGTCCAGCCCGCTCCCGTCTACGTGGGCGGCATCCACCCCGGCCTCGCCGCCTACGGCCCGGCCAACATCGTAGTCGGTCCCGGCGGCTACAACCTGGACACCCCTGACGTGGCCGCCGCCAGGGGCGCCCACCTGGCCGCCGTCGCCCAGACGAGGGCCCGCGACGCCGCCATCAATGGCGCCGCCctcgctgccgcctccgcc